In one window of Nicotiana tabacum cultivar K326 chromosome 12, ASM71507v2, whole genome shotgun sequence DNA:
- the LOC107826240 gene encoding uncharacterized protein LOC107826240 — MVIGDFNAVLNADDRIGGKEVTWAEVVDFHNCVMECGLMELPAQGNKFLAEGISNHCPAKVVKTLKLLKKGLKTLNAQAFNNILTETNEDRANLKKAQEQLQRRPLNVEYQQAEAKAYEKFRNSSYLAESVTQIKDSSGNWLTDPDRIADTFVEYYENLLGRTTNERVMTFRSIIRNGSRLSETLQDELIQPFSRREVKQAMFQIDINKSPGPYGFGSGFYKAAWPIVGGDITETILEFFQNGRLLRQINTINIALIPKVEVP; from the exons ATGGTAATAGGTGACTTTAATGCAGTGTTAAATGCAGATGACAGAATAGGTGGAAAGGAAGTGACATGGGCTGAAGTGGTGGATTTTCACAATTGTGTAATGGAGTGTGGATTAATGGAATTGCCAGCACAAGGGAATAA GTTCCTGGCTGAAGGAATCAGTAATCATTGTCCAGCTAAG GTTGTTAAAACGCTGAAACTGCTAAAGAAGGGACTAAAAACATTAAATGCACAGGCTTTTAATAACATATTGACAGAAACAAATGAAGACAGGGCTAATCTAAAGAAGGCTCAAGAGCAGTTGCAGAGAAGACCCTTAAATGTGGAGTATCAACAAGCTGAAGCTAAAGCATATGAGAAGTTTAGGAATTCATCCTACTTAGCTGAA TCAGTTACTCAGATAAAAGACAGCTCTGGAAATTGGCTAACAGATCCAGATAGAATTGCAGATACTTTTGTTGAGTATTATGAGAACTTATTAGGGAGGACAACAAATGAGAGAGTGATGACTTTCAGGAGTATAATCAGAAATGGAAGCAGATTATCAGAAACACTTCAAGATGAACTAATACAACCTTTCTCGAGAAGGGAAGTAAAGCAAGCTATGTTCCAAATAGACATCAATAAGAGTCCTGGTCCATATGGATTTGGGAGTGGTTTTTATAAAGCAGCTTGGCCAATAGTGGGAGGAGATATTACTGAAACAATATTGGAGTTCTTTCAGAATGGAAGATTGCTTAGACAGATAAACACTATTAACATTGCTTTGATACCTAAAGTGGAGGTTCCTTAG
- the LOC107818221 gene encoding uncharacterized protein LOC107818221 has translation MGFRRRRRLYFSPISPLVLLCGAVLIVLCSSIVNGNSNSNATQIPLTPINHDLYHTRGALLDEIEALVHRHPSKLSLETFSSQNKGYLAEMTVVTYCRNRKDCDDKSKLRILLSFGQHGRELITTELALRILSILSEEEFLSSAYPLNLNNTLDRLVIKVIPMENVNGRKLVEGGDLCERRNGRGVDLNRNWSVDWGKKEKDYDPYEENPGTAPFSEPETQIMRKLCASFEPHIWVNVHSGMEALFMPYDHKNTTPEGLPSQRMRLMLEKLNRFQLKDRCLVGSGGGSVGYLAHGTATDYMYDIARVPMSFTFEIYGDSTASSKDCFKMFNPIDITTFNRVLNDWSAAFFTLFSLGGVQMKELHPNASSFEKWVSIDDYLNGYLMERKSRYGKKMEVLELGMQEIRTYFRLFLLSSVLLMFMFCSRISKSGRQIVSAMSL, from the exons ATGGGGTTTCGTCGTCGACGACGTTTGTATTTTTCTCCCATTTCGCCGTTAGTTTTGCTTTGTGGAGCTGTGTTGATTGTTCTGTGTTCTTCTATTGTCAATGGAAATTCTAATTCAAATGCCACGCAGATTCCTCTTACTCCTATCAATCACGATCTTTATCACACCAG GGGTGCTTTGTTAGACGAGATTGAAGCGTTGGTCCATAGACACCCGAGCAAGCTCTCT CTCGAAACATTTTCTAGTCAAAACAAAGGGTATCTTGCAGAGATGACTGTAGTCACTTATTGCCGGAACAGGAAAGACTGTGATGACAAGTCAAAGCTTAGGATCCTTCTT AGTTTTGGCCAGCATGGGAGGGAGCTCATAACTACAGAGCTCGCATTGCGGATACTTTCCATTTTAAGTGAAGAGGAATTTTTATCCAGTGCATACCCACTTAATTTAAATAACACGCTTGATAGGCTTGTCATAAAG GTTATTCCAATGGAGAATGTGAATGGGCGTAAACTTGTAGAAGGAGGGGATCTCTGTGAAAGAAGAAATG GAAGAGGAGTTGATCTTAATCGCAACTGGAGTGTAGATTGGGGCAAGAAGGAAAAG GATTATGATCCATATGAAGAAAATCCCGGGACTGCCCCTTTCAGTGAGCCGGAGACACAAATTATGCGGAAATTGTGTGCATCATTCGAACCACATATATGGGTTAACGTGCATTCCGGAATGGAG GCTCTATTTATGCCATATGATCACAAGAACACGACTCCTGAAGGATTACCTTCTCAGAGAATGAGATTAATGCTTGAAAAGCTGAATCGTTTTCAACTGAAAGATCGTTGCTTAGTTGGATCTGGTGGAGGCTCAGTCGG GTATTTAGCTCATGGGACAGCAACTGATTATATGTATGATATTGCAAGAGTACCGATGTCTTTCACCTTCGAG ATATATGGTGATAGCACGGCCTCGTCAAAGGACTGCTTTAAGATGTTCAATCCCATCGACATCACCACATTTAAT AGAGTTCTCAATGATTGGTCTGCAGCATTTTTTACACTGTTCAGTTTGGGCGGAGTCCAGATGAAGGAACTTCATCCAAATGCATCCAGTTTTGAGAAGTGGGTATCTATCGACGATTATCTGAATGGTTATTTAATGGAAAGGAAAAGTCGATATGGGAAGAAAATGGAAGTGCTTGAGCTGGGAATGCAGGAGATTAGAACATACTTTAGATTGTTCTTATTATCATCAGTTCTGTTGATGTTTATGTTTTGTTCTAGAATCTCAAAGAGCGGTCGACAAATTGTTTCTGCTATGTCCTTGTGA
- the LOC107818220 gene encoding epi-neemfruitin B 7-O-acetyltransferse L7AT-like — MNIKVKLISTEMIQPSSPTPNHLKNFNLCLLDQLIPAPYAPILLFYPNLGDIKVHEKSALLKKSLVDTLYRFYPLAGRFKDELSIDCNDQGVNYVTTNVNCHLIEFLNEPNLESISQFLPCQPPFKVLAAGDYVTNIQINVFKCGGIAIGLCIAHKILDGVGLSTFLKYWAGLACSSNDVQYPNLMANYFFPAEDLWLRDTSMTMWSSMFKKGNFVTRRFVFNASAINNLKTMSTSSHIKHPTKVEVVSSFIWKCSIAASKQKNCSNKRHSNSILTHIVNLRKRAAPSLPENILGNLLWLSSAKNTAKHEMELPDLVNQVRKSISRIDDRYIKRMRSDEGFNLMRKSLKEIGEFCSKGADHYGFTSWCKFGFYDIDFGFGKPIWISSISSRCLFFMNLIILMETKCVDGIEAWVTLDEEEMNMIVGNQELLVFASIDPSPLTIFP; from the coding sequence AtgaatataaaagttaaactcatttcCACAGAAATGATCCAACCTTCATCTCCAACACCAAATCACCTCAAAAACTTTAATCTTTGTCTCTTGGATCAACTCATTCCAGCTCCCTATGCACCTATTTTACTCTTCTATCCAAATCTTGGCGATATTAAAGTCCACGAAAAATCAGCATTGTTAAAGAAATCACTAGTTGATACTTTGTATCGCTTTTATCCACTTGCAGGAAGGTTTAAAGATGAACTCTCCATCGATTGCAACGATCAAGGAGTTAATTATGTTACAACCAATGTTAATTGCCATCTAATCGAGTTTCTAAACGAACCAAACCTCGAATCGATTAGTCAATTTCTTCCTTGTCAACCTCCTTTTAAGGTATTAGCTGCAGGGGATTATGTAACTAACATTCAAATAAATGTTTTCAAATGTGGTGGAATTGCAATTGGTTTATGTATAGCACATAAGATTCTTGATGGAGTAGGGTTAAGTACATTTCTCAAATATTGGGCTGGATTAGCCTGTAGTTCAAATGATGTACAATATCCTAATTTAATGGCTAATTACTTTTTTCCAGCTGAGGATTTGTGGTTAAGAGATACATCTATGACCATGTGGAGTTCAATGTTCAAGAAAGGTAATTTTGTTACAAGAAGATTTGTTTTTAATGCATCTGCTATAAACAACCTTAAAACTATGTCAACTAGCTCACATATAAAACATCCTACTAAAGTTGAGGTTGTCTCATCTTTCATATGGAAATGTTCAATAGCTGCATCCAAACAGAAAAATTGTTCTAATAAGAGGCATTCGAATTCGATTCTCACACACATTGTGAACTTGAGAAAAAGAGCAGCACCATCTTTGCCTGAAAACATTCTTGGAAATCTTCTTTGGCTATCAAGTGCAAAGAATACAGCAAAACATGAAATGGAGTTGCCTGATTTGGTGAATCAAGTACGAAAATCTATATCGAGGATCGATGATCGTTATATCAAAAGGATGAGAAGTGATGAAGGGTTTAATTTGATGAGAAAATCTCTTAAGGAAATTGGAGAATTTTGCTCAAAAGGTGCAGATCACTATGGTTTTACTAGTTGGTGTAAGTTTGGATTCTATGATATTGATTTTGGATTTGGAAAACCAATATGGATTAGCAGTATAAGTTCAAGGTGTTTATTTTTCATGAATCTTATTATACTTATGGAAACTAAGTGTGTTGATGGAATTGAAGCATGGGTGACATTAGATGAGGAAGAAATGAACATGATAGTAGGTAATCAAGAGCTCTTGGTTTTTGCTTCTATAGACCCTAGCCCTCTTACTATTTTTCCTTAA